In one Brevibacillus choshinensis genomic region, the following are encoded:
- a CDS encoding YitT family protein has protein sequence MTTASQVKTIGKEWSMILAGTALVALAYYLFMQPNEITAPGLGGVAVLLSYFLPLSLGLIYFLLNVPLFLLGYRFVGRKFVIHSLVGMVSLSLFLWLFAFLPGWHQPLAGTLLGGIVSGVGIALVLRAGGTTGGVDIACVVINKIWPALTIGRMMIAMNALIVIASWLVSDVLHSIFTLISLVVAGKAVDVCMAWGQPKRSESHSEVSTTS, from the coding sequence ATGACTACTGCGTCCCAAGTAAAGACGATCGGGAAGGAATGGAGCATGATTTTGGCTGGTACAGCACTAGTCGCACTCGCGTATTACCTGTTCATGCAGCCGAATGAAATCACCGCTCCAGGCTTGGGGGGAGTAGCTGTCTTGCTCAGTTACTTTCTCCCCCTGTCACTCGGACTTATTTATTTTCTGTTGAATGTCCCGCTATTTCTCTTAGGCTACCGATTTGTCGGGAGAAAATTTGTCATCCATAGTTTGGTCGGCATGGTGAGTTTGTCATTGTTTCTGTGGTTATTTGCTTTCTTGCCTGGTTGGCATCAACCGCTGGCAGGGACGCTTCTCGGCGGGATCGTGAGTGGTGTAGGAATTGCCTTGGTTTTGCGCGCCGGAGGAACGACAGGTGGCGTAGATATTGCTTGCGTTGTGATCAACAAAATATGGCCAGCCCTCACCATCGGCAGAATGATGATTGCCATGAATGCATTAATCGTGATTGCTTCGTGGCTGGTGTCGGATGTTCTTCACTCCATTTTCACGCTCATCTCTCTTGTGGTGGCAGGGAAAGCAGTCGATGTCTGCATGGCATGGGGACAGCCAAAAAGAAGTGAATCCCATTCTGAGGTTAGTACGACGAGTTAA
- a CDS encoding helix-turn-helix domain-containing protein translates to MNRVEIAANLPPVQYGFRLETSSYQERLVPYLGQTVLFYQYVVMGKTVDAIRVVPDGCMDVLICCDPKRPHSLICGTILQGESIPFHAGATYFGVRLTPLQSLHLSPTPFRELIDRQLHLGDVVHGVSSLCDDIAEKASFSQRIAHFERFLLPKLLSNDQPYGWLPYCLQQIYQSKGNVSVDQLADDIGFSTRYIRKKFVETLGLSPKQYSRITRFQNTLSSMMNRTTTSGNIASEHGYYDQAHFIKDFKHFSLFTPMQIIMLLQTPPF, encoded by the coding sequence ATGAATCGCGTTGAAATTGCCGCCAATTTGCCTCCTGTCCAATACGGTTTTCGGCTGGAGACTAGTAGCTATCAAGAGAGGCTCGTCCCCTATCTGGGTCAAACTGTTCTTTTCTATCAATACGTCGTCATGGGCAAGACCGTTGACGCGATTCGTGTCGTGCCTGATGGCTGTATGGACGTGCTCATCTGCTGTGACCCCAAGCGGCCGCACTCTCTGATTTGCGGTACCATCCTGCAAGGAGAAAGCATTCCCTTTCATGCAGGCGCCACGTATTTCGGGGTTCGTCTCACCCCTTTGCAAAGCTTGCATCTGTCTCCTACTCCGTTCCGAGAATTGATCGACAGACAGCTTCATTTGGGAGATGTGGTTCACGGGGTCAGCAGCCTCTGTGATGACATCGCGGAAAAAGCTTCGTTTTCCCAGAGAATCGCCCATTTCGAACGGTTTTTGTTGCCCAAGCTGCTGTCGAATGACCAACCGTACGGATGGCTCCCCTACTGTTTGCAGCAAATCTATCAATCCAAAGGGAATGTCTCCGTCGATCAGCTAGCGGATGATATCGGCTTCTCTACCCGCTACATTCGCAAGAAGTTTGTAGAGACGCTCGGACTCTCGCCGAAACAATACAGCCGCATTACTCGCTTTCAAAATACACTTTCGTCTATGATGAACCGTACGACCACCTCCGGAAATATCGCCAGCGAACACGGATACTACGATCAAGCCCATTTCATCAAAGATTTCAAGCATTTCAGCCTGTTCACCCCCATGCAAATTATCATGCTGTTACAGACTCCCCCTTTTTAA
- a CDS encoding amino acid permease — protein sequence MKDKDNFIERESGLHRGLTKNQLTMIGLGGAIGTGLFMGSAIAINYAGPAVILSYVIAAFIAVIMMFSLSEMAVAHPTAGSFGVYAEKYLGGWAGFTSRWTYWAAQVIAVGGEAVAVGIYMTYWFPDIPVWVWTLGFGAALIYVNSRSVENFGSIEYWFAMIKVVAIIAFIIFGVAVVLGIGTPAVGLENFTKHDGFMPHGFGGVWMAVLMAIFSFVGVEVIAVTAGEAKDPRSAVPRAMRTMVVRLIVFYFLAMGIMIAVVPWINAGAKEIAQSPFVLVFNHVGISAAAGIMNFVVLTAALSSMNTNLYMTSRMIFSLSRSDYAPEALGKLTKNGTPVNALLLSSIGVALAALISKISPLAYNYLFGIALFGALFVWLLTLLSHLKFRKQWEQNGGEKLPVRAPWFPVLQIIGIVLIAAILITMGLDTEFWNVSWIIGVPWLVFLTLIYYTKYKKKLTQTQKGQSGKTA from the coding sequence ATGAAGGATAAGGACAACTTTATCGAGCGTGAATCAGGTCTGCACCGAGGACTAACCAAGAACCAGCTGACGATGATCGGACTCGGGGGAGCGATTGGAACCGGGCTCTTTATGGGGAGCGCGATCGCCATCAATTACGCAGGGCCGGCAGTAATCCTCAGCTATGTGATCGCAGCATTTATCGCCGTTATCATGATGTTTTCACTTTCGGAAATGGCGGTCGCACATCCAACGGCGGGATCGTTTGGGGTGTATGCCGAAAAGTATTTGGGAGGTTGGGCTGGTTTTACCTCTCGTTGGACGTATTGGGCGGCACAGGTCATCGCGGTAGGCGGAGAAGCAGTTGCGGTCGGGATTTACATGACGTACTGGTTCCCTGACATTCCCGTCTGGGTCTGGACACTCGGGTTCGGAGCGGCCCTGATCTACGTCAACTCTCGCTCGGTTGAAAACTTTGGCAGCATTGAATACTGGTTCGCCATGATCAAAGTAGTTGCTATTATTGCCTTCATTATTTTCGGTGTGGCAGTCGTGTTGGGGATTGGCACGCCGGCAGTTGGCCTTGAGAATTTCACCAAGCACGACGGATTTATGCCGCACGGATTTGGCGGCGTATGGATGGCTGTGCTGATGGCGATCTTTAGCTTCGTAGGGGTTGAGGTAATCGCAGTGACGGCGGGAGAGGCAAAAGATCCGCGCTCGGCTGTCCCGCGTGCGATGCGGACGATGGTTGTGCGCCTGATCGTGTTCTACTTCCTCGCGATGGGCATCATGATTGCCGTCGTACCCTGGATTAATGCGGGTGCAAAGGAAATTGCCCAAAGCCCGTTTGTGCTCGTCTTCAATCACGTGGGGATTTCAGCTGCGGCAGGTATCATGAACTTCGTCGTCCTGACGGCGGCATTATCCAGCATGAATACCAATCTCTACATGACCTCGCGGATGATCTTTTCTCTGTCGCGTAGTGACTATGCACCGGAGGCACTCGGCAAACTGACCAAGAATGGGACGCCCGTCAATGCGCTCCTGCTGTCCAGTATCGGGGTGGCGCTGGCCGCTCTCATATCCAAAATTAGCCCGCTCGCTTACAACTATTTGTTTGGGATTGCCCTGTTCGGTGCCCTATTCGTTTGGCTCCTGACGCTACTCTCTCATCTGAAGTTCCGCAAGCAATGGGAGCAAAATGGAGGCGAAAAGCTTCCAGTCCGGGCTCCTTGGTTCCCAGTCCTGCAGATCATCGGGATCGTACTGATTGCGGCGATTTTGATCACCATGGGGCTGGATACAGAGTTCTGGAACGTCTCCTGGATTATCGGGGTACCATGGTTGGTGTTTCTCACGTTGATCTACTACACCAAGTATAAGAAAAAGCTGACGCAAACGCAGAAAGGTCAGTCTGGCAAAACGGCATAA
- a CDS encoding aminotransferase class V-fold PLP-dependent enzyme, with the protein MTFPFAKEREYFPILNEKIQLSSCSQSALGRPVEEAIAAYVDTLRYTGMDWNLWMDKVEEAKGQFARLINASPEEIAVLSSVSDCASSVATALDFSGERNQIVTTEMDFPSIGHVWLAQQKRGAHIQFIPAADSVIPLEYYSQSVNEQTLITSIPHVSYYNGFKQDVRKIADIVHEKGSYLFVDAYQSAGSVAIDVKEMDIDFLTAGVQKYMLGIPGIAFLYVRKELAEKLEPVVTGWFGRVSPFAFDIKHLDYAQGARRFETGTPPMINGYAAAASIGLLNEIGVERIEAYLQSLSHTAISYAAEKGLRVMSPLDLSQKAANTAIYIPQASKAEAILKKKGILVSARNDVIRIAPHFYNTEDEVKAAIDALAELPASL; encoded by the coding sequence ATGACGTTTCCATTTGCTAAGGAAAGAGAATATTTTCCGATTCTGAACGAGAAAATACAGCTGTCCAGCTGCTCGCAAAGTGCTCTCGGCCGCCCGGTAGAGGAAGCGATTGCTGCATACGTGGACACGCTTCGTTATACCGGGATGGACTGGAATCTGTGGATGGACAAGGTGGAGGAAGCAAAAGGACAATTCGCCCGTCTGATCAATGCCTCTCCTGAAGAAATTGCCGTCCTGTCTTCCGTTTCCGATTGTGCTTCCTCCGTAGCTACCGCTCTGGATTTCTCAGGAGAACGCAATCAGATCGTGACGACAGAGATGGATTTCCCAAGTATCGGCCATGTGTGGCTCGCTCAACAGAAGAGAGGAGCACACATTCAGTTTATTCCAGCAGCTGATTCGGTCATACCGCTAGAGTACTACAGCCAGTCGGTAAATGAACAGACCCTGATTACCTCGATACCGCATGTTTCGTATTACAATGGCTTCAAACAGGATGTGCGGAAAATCGCCGATATCGTACATGAAAAAGGTTCGTATTTGTTTGTGGATGCCTACCAGTCGGCGGGGAGTGTAGCCATCGACGTAAAAGAGATGGACATTGATTTCCTTACAGCTGGTGTTCAAAAGTACATGCTGGGAATCCCGGGAATTGCATTCCTTTACGTACGTAAGGAGCTGGCAGAAAAACTGGAGCCTGTGGTGACCGGCTGGTTCGGACGCGTCAGCCCGTTTGCCTTTGACATCAAACATCTGGATTATGCGCAGGGAGCTCGTCGCTTTGAAACGGGAACACCTCCGATGATCAATGGTTACGCGGCAGCAGCAAGCATTGGACTGCTCAACGAAATTGGGGTAGAGCGGATCGAAGCCTACTTGCAGAGCTTGTCTCATACCGCGATCTCCTATGCGGCAGAAAAAGGGCTGCGGGTCATGAGCCCACTCGATTTAAGCCAAAAGGCAGCCAATACCGCTATTTACATCCCGCAAGCGTCCAAAGCGGAAGCCATTCTCAAGAAAAAAGGAATTCTCGTATCCGCACGCAACGATGTGATCCGTATCGCTCCGCATTTTTACAACACGGAGGATGAGGTGAAGGCGGCGATCGACGCATTAGCTGAGCTGCCTGCCAGCCTGTAG